From one Peredibacter starrii genomic stretch:
- a CDS encoding threonine/serine exporter family protein produces the protein MEKKEFQRKVKFILRFGRALHAVGSPAHTIEGTMQDMAQLLGLRGSFISQPTAILSSFSDGGEEEVTKIERVEPVGVNLGKLSKVDTVAKEVIQNQITYEEGYAKLDEIWSSKDPYGKRWTLIYFLFSAAGFMVLFGGTWGDFIASITVGVLMGALSIIRPIGLVAQLFDAIVAVVASLVTYLLAKLIPGLNIGVIILSSLIIFMPGLFITIAIAEIATQNLVSGTARLVGGVMILLKLTFGVFIGSKIASWFHYPSLDIDFAMIPWWITFVTLPLTAAMANVNFKTNRDDWRWVTIAGIFGFLCSKLGAKYLGPELGMFFGGACVGAMSNIFARLKNKPSAIFQWPGIILLVPGSVGYRSLSFLFERDVLGGLETAFTMITLALALVVGVFFGNILIKPRRSM, from the coding sequence ATGGAAAAAAAAGAATTTCAACGAAAAGTGAAATTCATTCTTCGATTTGGTCGTGCTCTCCATGCAGTGGGATCGCCGGCCCATACGATCGAAGGAACCATGCAAGACATGGCCCAGCTCTTGGGTCTAAGAGGGAGTTTTATCTCTCAACCGACAGCCATTCTTTCGTCGTTTTCGGATGGCGGAGAGGAAGAGGTCACAAAAATTGAACGTGTTGAACCAGTAGGAGTTAATCTTGGTAAACTCTCTAAGGTCGATACTGTTGCAAAAGAAGTCATTCAAAATCAAATTACTTATGAAGAAGGTTACGCAAAATTAGATGAGATCTGGAGCTCCAAAGATCCCTACGGAAAACGCTGGACCTTGATCTATTTCTTATTTTCGGCCGCGGGATTCATGGTTCTCTTCGGAGGAACCTGGGGTGATTTCATTGCCAGTATTACCGTTGGTGTTCTCATGGGTGCACTTTCCATCATTCGACCGATTGGACTTGTGGCCCAGCTCTTCGATGCCATCGTGGCCGTAGTTGCTTCTCTAGTGACTTATCTCCTGGCCAAACTCATTCCTGGTCTTAACATCGGTGTGATCATTCTATCGAGTCTTATCATTTTCATGCCAGGTCTCTTCATCACAATTGCCATTGCTGAGATTGCCACTCAAAATCTGGTCTCAGGAACGGCCCGCCTTGTGGGAGGAGTGATGATTCTTTTGAAACTCACTTTCGGCGTGTTTATTGGAAGTAAGATTGCAAGTTGGTTTCATTATCCTTCTCTTGATATCGATTTTGCCATGATTCCATGGTGGATCACTTTTGTGACTCTTCCTCTGACTGCGGCCATGGCCAATGTAAACTTTAAGACCAATAGAGATGACTGGAGATGGGTGACTATCGCTGGTATCTTCGGCTTCCTTTGTTCAAAACTGGGAGCAAAATATCTTGGACCTGAACTCGGTATGTTCTTCGGTGGCGCTTGTGTCGGGGCCATGAGTAACATCTTTGCTCGTCTTAAAAATAAACCTTCTGCCATTTTCCAATGGCCAGGCATTATCCTTCTAGTTCCCGGATCTGTTGGTTATCGCAGTCTCAGCTTCTTGTTTGAGAGAGATGTATTGGGAGGACTTGAAACGGCCTTCACCATGATCACACTTGCTCTTGCACTCGTGGTCGGGGTGTTCTTCGGTAACATTCTGATTAAACCTCGTCGTAGTATGTAA